The following are from one region of the Mycolicibacterium helvum genome:
- a CDS encoding GAF domain-containing protein translates to MNDTAPQPADSAGRGPRRGVDRTTGRHVIARLAGPEHDQTVRAVVDLLSGEQSAVDAIVEDAVSDPARLESVERLGNYDDTRSSTLDRVAVLVAEALGTPMAAVSIVYPDRQVLAGSNASDEVQPRVAPLEMSICKFTVASGEPLIVDDTRAHPLLSDHPAVRNGGVLAYAGIPLIDNKGYVTGTLCTWDTRPRHWSSGQVQILNDLADVARRRLLADPRNV, encoded by the coding sequence ATGAACGACACGGCGCCGCAACCCGCGGACAGCGCTGGACGAGGTCCGCGCCGTGGCGTCGACCGAACCACCGGCCGACACGTGATCGCTCGACTGGCCGGGCCCGAACACGACCAGACAGTGCGCGCCGTCGTCGACCTGTTGTCCGGCGAGCAGAGTGCGGTCGATGCGATCGTCGAAGACGCGGTATCCGATCCCGCGCGCCTGGAGTCTGTTGAGCGCCTCGGAAATTACGACGACACCCGCAGCTCGACACTTGATCGCGTCGCGGTATTGGTCGCCGAGGCTCTTGGCACCCCGATGGCGGCGGTGTCCATCGTCTACCCCGACCGGCAGGTTCTGGCGGGATCCAACGCGAGCGACGAAGTGCAGCCGCGGGTCGCGCCGCTCGAGATGTCGATCTGCAAATTCACCGTGGCGAGCGGGGAGCCACTTATCGTCGATGACACCAGGGCACATCCCCTGCTGTCGGATCATCCGGCGGTGCGCAACGGCGGGGTGCTCGCGTACGCCGGAATTCCGTTGATCGACAACAAGGGTTATGTGACTGGGACGCTGTGCACCTGGGATACTCGCCCGCGGCATTGGTCCAGTGGCCAGGTCCAGATCCTCAATGATCTCGCCGACGTCGCGCGCCGGAGGCTACTCGCCGACCCGCGCAACGTCTGA
- a CDS encoding maleylpyruvate isomerase N-terminal domain-containing protein — MSTVHTLARQERAEFAEFLDTLAPQQWSAASLCEGWTVRDVVVHTVTYLGHSRRSLFIEMVRHRWDVDRLNSDAFGSFAGVAPE; from the coding sequence ATGTCGACAGTCCATACGCTTGCCCGGCAGGAGCGTGCGGAGTTCGCCGAATTCTTGGACACGTTGGCGCCACAGCAGTGGAGCGCCGCCAGCCTGTGCGAAGGATGGACCGTGCGGGATGTGGTCGTGCACACCGTTACCTATCTCGGTCACAGCCGGCGGAGTTTGTTCATCGAGATGGTTCGCCATCGCTGGGACGTCGATCGGCTCAACTCGGATGCTTTCGGCAGCTTCGCCGGCGTGGCGCCCGAATAG
- a CDS encoding Ltp family lipoprotein translates to MSTPTTPAGWYPDPAGTGQQRYFDGTNWTDQDAPPAGAVVPGPPPKKSNRGKIILGAVGAVVVLLIVGAIVGGGDDTNKGTAAPTSSTANAAASEPPSPSAQTTTTEPADTETASQRNAMRKAQDYLDMKGFSRSGLITQLEFEGFSTSDATYAADHITVDWNEQATRAGKTYLEMSGFSRAGLAGQLEQGDGFTPEQAAYGAEHAGA, encoded by the coding sequence ATGAGCACGCCGACAACACCGGCAGGGTGGTATCCAGATCCAGCAGGAACCGGCCAGCAACGATACTTCGACGGAACGAACTGGACCGACCAAGATGCGCCGCCAGCCGGCGCGGTAGTCCCCGGCCCGCCGCCGAAGAAGAGCAACCGCGGAAAAATCATCCTCGGCGCGGTCGGCGCGGTCGTCGTTCTCCTGATCGTGGGTGCCATCGTTGGTGGAGGCGACGACACCAACAAGGGCACGGCCGCGCCGACTTCATCGACTGCGAACGCCGCGGCCAGCGAACCGCCGTCGCCGAGCGCGCAGACAACGACGACAGAACCCGCCGACACGGAGACGGCAAGCCAACGCAACGCCATGCGTAAGGCTCAGGACTACTTGGATATGAAGGGGTTCTCGCGCTCCGGGCTCATCACACAGCTCGAATTCGAGGGATTCTCCACCAGCGACGCCACTTACGCCGCTGACCACATCACCGTCGACTGGAACGAACAAGCGACGAGGGCGGGAAAGACGTATCTGGAGATGTCTGGATTCTCGCGCGCCGGCCTGGCCGGGCAGCTTGAACAGGGCGACGGATTCACGCCTGAACAGGCGGCATATGGTGCCGAGCACGCTGGAGCATAA